tacctgaccactggaataaccatagcctttgttggcaaagtaatgtctctgcttttgaatatgctatctaggttggtcataactttccttctaaggagtaagcatcttttaatttcatggctgcaatcaccatctgcagtgattttggagcccaagaaaataaagtctgtttccactgtttccccatctatttcccatgaagtgatgggaccagatgccatgatcttagttttcttcccAAGATGCTATTAAAATGATCATAAAGGAACAAGGAAGGACCCATACTGAAAAGGGCTGGAGAAGGTCCAAAGTGAATGGAGAATTCCAACAACTTTTCGATGGAAAGGAGATGAGGGGTTGAATGATGAAGTTGGGTAAAGGAAGCTGCAGACTTGAAAAGGTGAGAAGCTTGTACTGTGGATGAGCTGATCCTTTTTTCAGATCCTTAGATAGGGTCATCCATTCCAGGTACAAAGTATGACGAAAGAGAACTGAGAAGCAGGGTTAAGAATAGATGCcaatttaaatattgttttcaaaACAGTTGATTTCTTCTACTCCCATTCACAGAATACCCAGCACCCAGGTGTTCCTAGACAAAAACCCCAGCGGTTTTTGTCCcaaaatgggacaaaatagaaaacTACTTCTCTATCCAAAGTGGAAAACTGTCTGGAAAGTACTTGAAAAAGTGAAGGTGTTTCCCCAGAGTAAATTCCTGTATTAAAGTGTTTCTATTtgaggtgtgcatgtgtgctaagtcgattcagtcgtgtccaactctttgcaactccatggactatagcccaccagctcctctgtccatggaattctccaggcaagaatactagagtgggttgccatttccttctctatttgaGGCAGAGACTGCTAATTGCTCTCCAATATCCACTGTCCTCTTTAGGAGGGAACATACCTGCATGGAAAATACCAAGTGCCATGGAGTGAGATGGTGGAGCAGACagaaccctcatgcactgtgGGAGTATGAATTGGTACAACTACTTTAGAAAACTATTTGGCAGTATTTACTAAAAATGAACATATACATAccccatgacccagcaattccactcctaattATACAGCCaatagttatatgtatatatgtttgctAAAATTCACTAGAATGTTCgtagcagtactattcacaatatccccaaactggaaactacCCAAATGCCAATTAACGATGAAAGAGATATGTTAGTTATAGTGTATTTGCACAAagattttacaataaaaaataaaacaaatgagacctaatcaaacataaaagcttctgcacagtaaaggaaaccatcaacaaaacaaacagacaacctactgactgggagaaaatatttgcaaacgctGCAACCAACAAGGggctaatttctaaaatatacaaacagctcatacaactcagcatCAAAAAAACtcaaacaatccaataaaaaatgggtataagactgaaataaaatatttcttcaaaaaagatatacagatgaccaagaagcacacaaaaagatatttaatatcactgattattagagaaatgcaaatcaaaaccataatgaggtatcatcttacattggtcagaatggccataatcaaaaagtccataaataataaatgctggagaagctgtggagaaaagggaaccctaccacactcttggtgggaatgtaaattagtgcagccactatggaaaacagtagggagaATCcttaaaatagagctaccatgtgatccagcaatcccactcccgggCTTatgtccagaaaagatgaaaactctaattcaaaaagatatgtggacctatttgtaatagccaagacatggaagcaacctaagtgcaaatgaatgaataaagaaaacatggtatatatatagaatggaatattccTTGgccataagaagaatgaaatattgctatacacactactatatataaaatagacaaacaacaggacctactgtacagcacagggaaatattttcagtattttgtaatgacctataagggaaaaaaatctgaaaaagaatatatatatgtataaactgaatcactgtgctgtatatcTAAAACTAGCAtgacactataaatcaactacttCCATacagaaatcaaataaaaaataaatttcaactcACTTGGGTGTGGTATGTAAGAAAGACTGAAAGAATCTCTTATTTTGGACCTACTCTCGAAAACTCCCTGCCCTATACAAAAACACTGACCAGTAGCTAGTTATGAAAAGGAAAGTTGCAAAGggaaagatgctcagtcatgcctgactctttgtgaccccaaggactgtatagtctccaggacagaatactggagtgggtagcctttcccttctacagggtatcttcccaacccagggaatgaacccaggtctcccacattgtaggcagattctttaccagctgagccataagggaagcccaagaatactggagtgggtagctcatcccttctccaggggatcttcccgacccaggaatcaaaccggggtctcctgcattgcaggcagtttccttaccaattgagctatgatGGAAGCTCATCAGTAGCTATacatttatgatttcattttaaaatgtttacatatgTCTGTATACTTTTTAATTCTCACTTGATCCAACTATTCTGATTAACTATTGCAGCAGAGGAGATGGAAGCAGGGTTTAAGCAAAAAGTGGATTCAAAACCTCTTTGTTCACAATGGAACAGGACATCCAGGGAAGAGGCAAGTGGACTGGAGAGATGAAGTACCTTAGACGGGTGGTTAGAAATGAACATCCAAAGAAGGAATCTGGAAAGGATTTGTACCTGGGACAGCAGCGGTCCCTAAAGAGGCTTCGGAGAGCAAAGATTgggaggtgtggggtggggggtggaaaaCTGGATGCAAAGGGAGTGTGTTGACCGGGTACATTACTGGTGCTCCATCTATGGTGCTGGCCCCAAGGAGCTCATTTCAGGGGAAGTCCAATGGAAACTTCAGGACTGGACTTGAAGGGGAATTCCAACTCTCCTCTTGGCTGAGAAGTCTGGACAACAAACTCCTCTGTTTCACCTGTCTGGCATTATCTCATCCTCATCCTCGAAAAAATGCCAAGATGGTTAACTCACTCTTCACTGAAAACACCCCCACACTTCAAATGATCCCACCTCCCTTATCTCTCTTGCCTGTTGCTGTCTTATTTATTCACCAAAATTGGGTGGGCATGACAGGCAAACAATGATGATACTGTTTAGCTGTCATCATCCGCAGGCAGGTGTGTGTGTTCAACTCCTAGCTGGGAGTGGAATTAGCATCACGAAGTGCTTGCCAAATGCATAAGGGTGGGTGAGTTTTGCTCTCTTTTGCTCACCTGCCTGAGCTTGTGAGAAACCCTGCGGACACAGAGCAACTGACAAGACAGGGACCTGCGCATCTGAGGGTGAGACGAACCAGTGGGTGTTAGGTGGGGACCCTGAAACCAGACACAACAGAAACAGTGGTCTGGGTGTGGTTTCCACGGGGGCTGGGCCTCAGATTCCCATAAATAGCTTATTTTCTTTCAGGTCCCCCACCCCAGGTCCAAGTCCGGGCAAGATGGGCAAATACAGGATTCGCGTCGCCACCGGAGACTCGCTCTTGGCTGGCTCCAGCAACCTAGTGCAGCTGTGGCTGGTGGGCGAGCACGGGGAGAAGGACCTGGGGAAGATACTGCGGCCGATACGGATCAGGGTTAGTGGAGAAGGTGGTGACTGCGGCGGTCGCGGAGGGGCGCACATGGGGGGCGCTGGGGCCTCGGCACCGAGGGACCCCTGGGTATCTGGGGAAGGAGGTCGGGCACGGATGGGGTGCCAGGTAGCAAAAGAGAAGGCGAGAGGTCTGGGAGAGAAGCGCTGCACTTTCTTGCCCGGGTGGAGGGGCAGAGAAAAGGAGACGCCTGCCGGCCTGAGTTCCCCTCGGAGTGGCTTGTTCTTCCTCGCCTCCAACGCGGATTCAGGTCTCTTCCGGGGAGCGGTCGGAGGGGAAAGAGAAGCCCGGCTTCTCGGAGGGTTCTCTGACCCGCCCTCTCCGAGAACCCTGCACCCCATGTCTGAGCGCGTCCTGTGCTGCAGGAGGTGCAGCTCGAGGTCGAAGTCTCCCTATACCTGGGGCGCCTTCTGCTGGTGAAGCTGCGCAAGCACAAAAGCCTGGTGGGTTTCGACTGGTTCTGCAAGTGGATCGCGGTCCAGGGTCCCGGCACCCAAGGCGAGGCCTTTTTCCCCTGCTACCGCTGGGTGCAGGGCAACGAGATCATCTGCTTGCCCGAGGGCACCGGTGAGAACAGTGGGAAAACAGAGGGCGGCACCTGGCGGGCTGGACGTTCTAATGtaagagggaaaggagagagagagatggagggaaaGTCAGAAGGGAAAGGATGGGGCtgagcagctcagctggaaaggGGTCCCAGAATGAAGCTATGTTAATGGAGACCCTGTTCTATTGCGACCCCTTCCCCAGCCCGGACCGTGAGGGATGATCCCCAGAACCAGTTTAAGAAACATCGGGAGAAAGAGcttgaggaaagaaggaaggtgtACCGGTGAGACCCAGGAAGCCTTTGATCCCTAAAAGATCCTAAGAAACCCACCACCCTACTTACACAAATTCCATCTTCTTCCTCCAGATGGGGTTTCTGGAAAGAGGGATTAATCCTGCCTATAGCAGGGAATACGcaatgggatcttcccagaaacGAGAGATTTCTTGAAGATAAGGATTTAGACTTCAGTCTCTCTCTGGCAAAAGTGTGAGTGCcaggttgttgctgttcagttgctaagtcatgtccaactctttgcgaccccatggactgtatgtagcacaTGAGGCGTCCCTGTCCTTGATTAActtcccgagtttgctcaaacttttggccattgagttgatgatgccatccaaccatctcatcctctgtcaccctcttcctctcctgcccccaatccttcccagcatcagggtcttttccaatgagtcagttctttgcatcaggtagctaaagtactggagcttcagcttcagcatcagtcctcccaatgaatattcagggttgatttcccttaagactgactggtttgatctccttgatgtccaaggaacccttgagtcttccccagcaccagaattcgagagcatcagttcttcggcactcagccttctttatggtccaactcttgagTGCCAGGTTAAGGCTGACATCTTCATCCCAGGATACAAGGTGGGATTCTTTCCTGAACTTCTTGTACTTGCCTTCTCTGCACAGGTTGAAGGACTTGGCCTTAAAGGGGTCATTAGATCTCACAAATTCTGTAAGAAGACTGGAAGACTTCAATAAAGTATTCCCGCAAGGAAAAACTCCTCTGGCTGGTCAGTTACCTTAACATCCCCAGACCTACCCACATATTTCTAACTCAGGGATCtgaaaggagaggggagaggatcGGAGAGTAATAGGGCAGTGACATCAGGAGCTCGGAGCTTACAGCATCCTCCCACCTGATGTCCCTAGAGCGGGTCCGCAATTGCTGGAAGGATGATGCCCTATTTGGGTACCAGTTCCTCAACGGGGCAAACCCTATGCTCCTGAGACGCTCCACGAGTCTCCCGTCACGGTTGGTGCTGCCTCCGGAAATGGAAGACTTGAAGACACAGCTGGAGAAAGAACTCCAGGTGCTGTGCTTCATCTGTTCACCCATCACCCCAGCCATCATTCTGGTCTCCTTCTCTTTGCCTCATTCttctcttcccccttccctcATTTCCTCCATCAGCACCTGTTTAATCTACACCCTCCTCCATCTATACTTCAGGGTTTCTCAACTTTGGCACTGATATTTTTGGGTCAGATAACTCTGTTGTgggaggctgtcctgtgcattgtagaatGCTTAGTGGCATCTCTGGCTACAACCCACTAGCTGCCAGCAGCATCCCCCAGTTGTCTTCAGGCATTGCCAAATATCTTCTAGGGGGTAACATCttgggttgagaaccactgatctacaCCAACTCCTTCTGTTATCTCCTTCTGCTATTATTCCTCTTCCATCTccatttccatctcttctttcttcattagCTATTTCTCAGCCTTAGCAAAGAGCCCAAGCTTTTGGAGGGAAATAGCAAGAGAGACTAAACAAAGCCCTGGGAGACAGTTGGGGCTATGTTTTTTGCGGGGAGGGGAATTCAGATCAAAGAAATGTGCCACATTTGGCTAAAGCGTGAAGGAGGGTGATAAGGGAAGAGTTTTGTTGTGGGGGAAGAGGGTACaaggaaaaccacaaaattcacaTCAGAGAGTTCCAACTCTGATGAACGATACTGGTCATGGAAACTCTGCATTTGGGGTTTTGGTTATGGGAGAAGTGATTGGCATTTACGTAAAAGACTTGATGGATAGGGAAAGGAATCAGCCTGACCAATGAGAGAAGGGCAGGTCAGGTCAAGAACTAACCTCAACCCCTTTATCTATCCCTGTTCCCCACCCGCTAGACTGGATCTCTCTTTGAAGCTGACTTCTCCCTGCTGGATGGGGTCAAGCCTAATGTCATCATTTTTAAGCAACAGTATGTAGCAGCCCCTCTGgtcatgctgaagctccagccCGATGGAAGACTTTTACCTATGGTCATCCAGGTGAGAGGACCCAGGTGTCCTGCCCCAGTCATTGATCTTCCCTAGGGACTTGGACACCCAGGTCCTTAGCCCCCAACTCTCTCTCCTGCTCTAGCTCCAGCCACCTCGGAATGGATGCCCCCCACCTGTGTTGTTCCTGCCTTCGGATCCCCCCATGGCCTGGCTCCTTGCCAAGACCTGGGTCCGGAGCTCTGATTTCCAGCTCCACCAGCTACAGTCACACCTGCTGAGGGGCCACCTGATAGCCGAGGTTATTTCTGTGGCCACCATGAGGAGCCTGCCCAGCCTGCATCCTATCTACAAGGtattttgtgcatgtgtgctaagtcgcttcagtcctgtccaactctgtgagaccctatggactgtagcccaccagactcctctgtcaaggggattctccaggcaagaatactggagtgggttgccatttccacctccaggggatcttcccgacccagggatagaaccagcgtctcttatgcctcctgcattggcaggcaggttctttaccactagcgccacctttcAGCATTTCTTAATTTTGCATCTGACTGCCCTTCAGATTTCACACTCCTAGACTCTGGAGATGTTTACACATGACCTTGTGGCATGTTAGGTTAGTAGCAATCTCAGTTTacatagacacacatatacacagtgcTATGGAAATGGCTAAGATTAAAGAAAGAGTGAGAATGGGTTTTACAAAGAAATTGAAATTTGGGCTGAGGATGTTGTCGGTTGGATAGTAAGGGGTGGGACATTCCAGTCAGAGAGATCTGTGGAGGTACATGGATGCTGACTGATATCAGGTGTGACTGGAGAGTAGGGTGTGAGTGATCGAAGTGCTGGGTaggaggaaagggaggtgggggaagaTGAGGGGGAAAGCCCTGTTACTTGGTGGGGAGAAGAATCAATAGCTCTGCTTGAAATGTCAGgaaagggagttccctggtggcctagtggttaggattcgagCTTATACTGCCAAGGCCTGAGTTCattccttggttggggaactgaaatcccacaagtcatgtggtgtggcaaaaaaaaaaaaaaagaagtaaagaaaagaaaaagaaaatgtcagaaaGGCAGTTAGATATATGAGCCTGGAGTTCTTGGAATGGGTCAGGATTAAAGATAtagattcctttctctttttttttaggtaagaagtagatttattttgagagaaacacactccacagtgTGTGGGCCATCTTAGAAGGCGAGTGTGGCTGAAGGTATAGATTTTAAAGTTATCAGAAAACAGACATATCTAAAGTCATTATGAAGACTAGATTAAGCTGTCTAGGGTTTGTAGCTACAGC
The DNA window shown above is from Bos javanicus breed banteng chromosome 19, ARS-OSU_banteng_1.0, whole genome shotgun sequence and carries:
- the LOC133232023 gene encoding polyunsaturated fatty acid (12S)/(13S)-lipoxygenase, epidermal-type-like isoform X1, with product MGKYRIRVATGDSLLAGSSNLVQLWLVGEHGEKDLGKILRPIRIREVQLEVEVSLYLGRLLLVKLRKHKSLVGFDWFCKWIAVQGPGTQGEAFFPCYRWVQGNEIICLPEGTARTVRDDPQNQFKKHREKELEERRKVYRWGFWKEGLILPIAGNTQWDLPRNERFLEDKDLDFSLSLAKVLKDLALKGSLDLTNSVRRLEDFNKVFPQGKTPLAERVRNCWKDDALFGYQFLNGANPMLLRRSTSLPSRLVLPPEMEDLKTQLEKELQTGSLFEADFSLLDGVKPNVIIFKQQYVAAPLVMLKLQPDGRLLPMVIQLQPPRNGCPPPVLFLPSDPPMAWLLAKTWVRSSDFQLHQLQSHLLRGHLIAEVISVATMRSLPSLHPIYKLLIPHFRYTMEINVLARSNLVSKWGIFDLVVSTGSGGHVDILQRATAGLTYRSFCPPDDLADRGLLDVKSSLYGQDALRLWGVISRYVEKMVSLFYKSDGAVKDDPELQAWCREITETGLQGAQDRGFPISLESRAQLCHFITMCIFTCTGQHASTHQGQLDWYSWIPNGPCTMQKPPPISKDVTEKDIVDSLPSLHQARTQKTFIKFLGRRQPVMVALGQHKENYFSDPGPQAVLKQFQEELAALDKEIEVRNAGLDLPYEYLRPSMVENSVTI
- the LOC133232023 gene encoding polyunsaturated fatty acid (12S)/(13S)-lipoxygenase, epidermal-type-like isoform X2 yields the protein MGKYRIRVATGDSLLAGSSNLVQLWLVGEHGEKDLGKILRPIRIREVQLEVEVSLYLGRLLLVKLRKHKSLVGFDWFCKWIAVQGPGTQGEAFFPCYRWVQGNEIICLPEGTARTVRDDPQNQFKKHREKELEERRKVYRWGFWKEGLILPIAGNTQWDLPRNERFLEDKDLDFSLSLAKVLKDLALKGSLDLTNSVRRLEDFNKVFPQGKTPLAERVRNCWKDDALFGYQFLNGANPMLLRRSTSLPSRLVLPPEMEDLKTQLEKELQTGSLFEADFSLLDGVKPNVIIFKQQYVAAPLVMLKLQPDGRLLPMVIQLQPPRNGCPPPVLFLPSDPPMAWLLAKTWVRSSDFQLHQLQSHLLRGHLIAEVISVATMRSLPSLHPIYKVVSTGSGGHVDILQRATAGLTYRSFCPPDDLADRGLLDVKSSLYGQDALRLWGVISRYVEKMVSLFYKSDGAVKDDPELQAWCREITETGLQGAQDRGFPISLESRAQLCHFITMCIFTCTGQHASTHQGQLDWYSWIPNGPCTMQKPPPISKDVTEKDIVDSLPSLHQARTQKTFIKFLGRRQPVMVALGQHKENYFSDPGPQAVLKQFQEELAALDKEIEVRNAGLDLPYEYLRPSMVENSVTI